In Zingiber officinale cultivar Zhangliang chromosome 3B, Zo_v1.1, whole genome shotgun sequence, a single window of DNA contains:
- the LOC121967354 gene encoding uncharacterized protein LOC121967354, with translation MPLAVLSPPPSASAAAFSPRSLHGPRPSASHRLLLLLGRWTSPLVAASPNPSSSFAARAYSDGKDGDARGTEESSPSLLSEELLRRVSAAKDADQALDIVAEARESGGSSVVGIDDCRVIIEAAFDRGDADLALSVFGAMRSGFDPGMLDKISTVERWTWARPDVRIYALMVQRLAALLRVSDAMRIIADVSRMGVSSGEEVPFGMVVRCPSCMVAVAVVQPQHGVQSASCSQCRYQYELVSGNIINIESEEISVDISPWEKALRFLQINKDSIPAALHSIVICTPSGIARTHKFATQTVELPAQEGERVTISLAAPPTIYKNIGPFKLNTRPPGFSSGEPMCLTNHINGKMSRLLRTPAKNGSSFFINPYILLPSLALLSSGDAMSAIIDPSLPRLIAAAAVASVALETTMNRLVLPEMRKLPQRTVDVVALKQQLLSQYDLLQARIKELRQAAEKEVWMLARMCQLENKIVAIGEPSYRARRSRVKRVQRSLEGSLSGRIELIDSYAKISSMIEIEVEMDSDVLAAEAVSNAESIAQQIQQIMEIENLEERWRLQAEANDEVERLLGSQETYTELV, from the exons ATGCCCCTTGCCGTCCTCTCCCCTCCTCCTTCCGCATCCGCAGCCGCCTTTTCTCCCCGCTCCCTCCACGGTCCCCGACCCTCCGCCTCCCATCGCCTCCTCCTACTACTCGGCCGATGGACCTCGCCTCTCGTCGCCGCAAGCCCTAACCCTAGCTCCTCATTCGCCGCGAGAGCTTATTCCGACGGGAAGGACGGCGACGCCAGGGGCACGGAGGAGTCGAGCCCAAGCCTACTGAGCGAGGAGTTGCTTAGGCGGGTCTCCGCCGCTAAGGACGCTGATCAAGCTTTAGATATCGTAGCGGAAGCACGAGAAAGTGGGGGTTCTTCCGTTGTCGGAATTGATGACTGTCGAGTGATTATTGAGGCAGCTTTCGACAGGGGCGATGCGGATCTTGCCCTCTCCGTGTTCGGTGCTATGCGTTCAGGTTTCGATCCAG GTATGTTGGATAAGATTTCAACAGTAGAGAGGTGGACTTGGGCGAGACCAGATGTACGCATTTACGCATTGATGGTTCAGCGGCTAGCAGCATTGCTACGAGTTTCTGATGCGATGAGGATAATTGCGGATGTTTCTCGGATGGGTGTATCTTCTGGGGAGGAG GTTCCATTCGGAATGGTTGTCAGATGTCCAAGCTGTATGGTAGCAGTTGCTGTTGTACAGCCACAACATGGTGTACAG TCTGCATCTTGTTCCCAATGTCGTTACCAGTATGAGCTTGTTTCAGGCAACATCATCAACATTGAGTCAGAAGAGATCAG CGTTGACATTTCACCATGGGAGAAGGCTTTGAGATTCCTACAGATAAACAAAGACAGCATTCCTGCTGCTCTGCACTCCATTGTG ATTTGCACTCCTTCTGGTATTGCTCGCACACATAAGTTTGCTACTCAGACTGTCGAACTTCCTGCCCAAGAAGGAGAACGAGTTACCATTTCCTTAGCAGCCCCACCAACTATTTACAAAAATATTGGTCCATTCAAGTTGAACACTCGACCTCCAGGATTCAGCTCAGGAGAGCCAATGTGTCTAACAAATCATATTAATGGAAAGATGTCTCGGTTGCTAAGAACTCCAGCCAAGAATGGCTCTTCATTTTTCATTAATCCATATATCCTGCTTCCTTCGCTTGCTCTGCTGTCTAGTGGAGATGCTATGTCTGCAATTATTGACCCCAGCCTTCCCAGACTCATTGCAGCAGCTGCTGTTGCATCGGTTGCTCTAGAAACTACCATGAACAGATTAGTTCTTCCTGAAATGCGCAAG CTTCCTCAAAGGACGGTAGATGTTGTTGCTCTCAAGCAGCAGCTTTTATCTCAATATGATCTTCTTCAGGCTCGAATTAAAGAGCTTCGGCAGGCGGCTGAAAAAGAG GTTTGGATGTTGGCGCGAATGTGCCAGTTAGAAAACAAAATTGTAGCCATCGGGGAACCTTCTTATCG TGCTCGTCGAAGTAGAGTTAAAAGGGTGCAGAGAAGCTTGGAAGGTTCCCTTTCAGGGAGGATTGAGCTGATTGACAGCTATGCAAAA ATATCTTCGATGAttgaaattgaagtggaaatGGATTCTGATGTTCTTGCCGCTGAAGCAGTGAGCAATGCA GAGAGCATCGCACAACAGATACAACAGATTATGGAGATAGAAAATCTTGAAGAG CGATGGCGTCTACAAGCTGAGGCAAATGACGAAGTGGAAAGGCTTCTTGGCTCTCAAGAAACATATACAGAACTTGTGTAA
- the LOC121968538 gene encoding RNA-directed DNA methylation 4-like produces MDAEECSLHEKCHLYDVVRVDAEDETHQRVPKSKVAPEADGAILDKYLLLLWEILPQVAEQIEHDRAITEDNFVYDIYTTGIGVDIDTDNIDEYPFVQVYVEDDYYDGPSQYDYESDDSNAENNPWNDYRDEKSDFEDSDSEYDQSEEEDQEDWRWGYR; encoded by the exons ATGGATGCAGAAGAATGCTCTTTGCATGAAAAGTGTCATTTGTATGATGTTGTTCGAGTTGATGCCGAAGATGAAACTCACCAAAGGGTGCCAAAGTCCAA AGTTGCTCCTGAGGCTGATGGTGCAATTTTGGATAAGTATTTACTACTTCTATGGGAAATCCTTCCACAAGTAGCTGAACAGATTGAACATGACAGAGCAATTACAGAAG ATAACTTTGTTTACGACATATATACCACGGGCATTGGTGTGGACATAGACACGGATAACATTGATGAATATCCATT TGTGCAAGTTTATGTAGAGGACGATTATTATGATGGTCCGTCACAATATGATTATGAAAGTGATGATTCAAATG CCGAGAATAATCCATGGAATGATTATCGCGATGAAAAGTCTGACTTTGAAGATTCTGACTCAGAATATGATCAAAGTGAAGAGGAAGATCAAGAGGACTGGAGATGGGGATATCGTTAA